One genomic window of Rhinolophus ferrumequinum isolate MPI-CBG mRhiFer1 chromosome 23, mRhiFer1_v1.p, whole genome shotgun sequence includes the following:
- the LOC117016215 gene encoding cytochrome c oxidase subunit 6C-like, translating to MSSSALAKTQMRGLLAKRLRFHIVGAVLVSLGAAAFYKFAVAEPRKKACADFYRNYDSMKDFEAMRKAGIFQSAK from the coding sequence ATGTCTTCCAGTGCTTTGGCGAAAACTCAGATGCGTGGCCTTCTGGCCAAGCGTCTGCGATTTCATATTGTTGGAGCAGTCCTTGTTTCTCTGGGGGCTGCAGCTTTCTATAAGTTTGCTGTGGCTGAACCAAGGAAGAAGGCATGTGCAGATTTCTACAGAAATTATGATTCCATGAAAGATTTTGAGGCGATGAGGAAGGCTGGTATCTTTCAGAGTGCAAAGTGA